The Amblyomma americanum isolate KBUSLIRL-KWMA chromosome 2, ASM5285725v1, whole genome shotgun sequence genome contains the following window.
cgggcgccttagcgtttttcctccataaaaacgcagccgccgcggtcgggttcgaacccgggaactccggatcagtagtcgagcgcgctaaccactgagccaccgcggcggggccttgtgagatggagctctttggccacagatgcccttgcgccataaaaattcatatcatcatcatcaccatcatttcttgaaaattgttttctgtcgaaaggaaatggcgcagtatctctctcacatatcggcggacacctgaagcgcgccgtaacaaaagtgataaaggaggaactaaaaGAAGGacagtgccgtagtggaggtctccggaataatttcggccacctggggatctttaacgtgcactggcatcacaaaGCATACAGGCGCatttgcatttctcctccatagaaacgctgccgcagcggtcgggtccctcataggctgagttgctttgggacattaaaccccataaaaccccATAACCGGATCACTATTTACTGTGAAGACACTTCTCTCTTTACGTCGAGGAATTCGAAAGCATGTCTTTTTatgaaaggaaaggtttttgaggaaaggacgagTAGCCCTCAGACCTCGAAATCTCGGTTGGCACCTCAACcacatttgattgacagctatagtgtgacacttttctgcgctcagaaaccaaccgcggcggcagcggttcgatggaggcgaaacccaaaaggcacccgtgtgctctgcgatatcagtgcacattaactaTTCCCAGTAGGTCGAAATTATTAGGGATCTCTCCACTTCGGcctctgtttcttcctttcttctttcgctccctcctttattccttctcttgcggcgcactttaggtgtccgccgatatgcgcgACAGATTCTGCGCCTTTTCCTGTCCCCAAAACCGATTTCATTGAATTGTAAAAtgctgatcctgagttcccgggttcggctccgccgcggtggctcaggggttagggcgctcggctactgatccagagttcccgggttcgaacccgaccgcggcggctgcgtttttatggaggaaaaacgctaaggcgctcgtgtgctgtgcgatgtcagtgcacgttaaagatccccaggtggtcgaaattattccggagccctccactacggcaactctctctcttcctttcttctttcactccctcctttatcccttcccttacggcgcggttcaggtgtccaacgatatatgagacagatactgcgccatttcctttccccccaaaaccaattattattattattattcccgggttcgaacccgaccgtggcggctgcgttttttttggaggaaaaacgctaaggcgcccgtgtgctgtgcgatgtcagtgcacgttaaagatccccaggtggtcgaaattattcaggagccctccactacggcaccaccttcttcctttcctctttcactccctcccttatcccttctctgacggcgcggttcacgagtccaacgatttatgagacagatactgcgccatttccttttcccaaaaaaccaattattggattgtaaaacatttattgcgtcgataGCAGTTTGCAGAAGACATACTAGATAGCTGCTAGGCCATGgatggcggcgacctcattggcccgctcgattgcccgtgcTTGAAGGTTAGGGTCCGAGCTGatcagcacggcctcccactgctcgggagAAAGGGGGGCGTATCAACTTCGCCGGAGGCGGAAAGAATGTGGTCGTATggggccctttcaccacatttatggcagtttgggtcgtactagacagggtacatgagggcaatTTTCGCCGTTAGCGAGTCATGAGCTtattaaggctttcgccttattatcgaaaaaaaaacgcgcaggcAACTTTGAGGAGCACCGCGAGATTGCGTCTACCTCCGAGAAGATTGAGTGTCATATCTCAATGCTTCTatgcattttattttccttctcacGTGCTGCGAACCGCACGCGCTATCATTCCACCTCGAGCGCACGTGATTGCAGACACGTAATCACTGGTTCTCTCTACCTAATTCGACCGCGACCCTTTGCAACTGCTGAACGTCACCAAAAGCTGCCCCTCTTTGAGACTGCGCAGCCGAGATTGCGTTCCACTGCTGTGCATCGACAGGCTGGTGTGTTGAGGCGGCTCTGGGCGGAGGTCAGCGTATTCAGCTTCGACGGCCGATGAGATGGCTTCGGAGGAGGAAAGAGCGGACGCCGCTTGCGCACTGCATGGCTTCGAGGATGACCTGTACTGGCGGTTGGTGTGCTTCCTGGAGCCCCTGTCTTGGAGCGAGTACTGCGGCTGCTGCGTCCGAGTTTGCTCGCACATGGCGATGCTCCCCTGCTGCCACGTCACCTGCACCGGCTGCTACGCTCAGCGTTATAGGATGCGCTACAGATGCGCGCTGGACGCGCAGGCCTCCCGCCAGCAAGATGTCGCCGACATCGTCTTCTCCAGACAGGACCTGGCGCCACGACACGTAAGGGACGAATATTGGAATTTTGTGGCTACGTCTTGACGTCGCCCACTGTGCTGGCTCGGTAGTCGCGTTGTTCAGGCGCTGAGCACATGTCGCGTATTCTATCCTGACCATGGCGGTAGCGTTTCAGCGGGGACGCAGTGCAAGAACGCCTGTGTTCAGTGCGATGCAAGCGCACGTTAGATAGCCCCAGTTGGCCGAAATTAATCTAAAGTTTCCAGAATGGATGCTTGGGCTACTTGTTAACGGTTCACttccacatagcgctaaacagacacggacgctaGGAGACAAACAGGATGAGCGCTATTTAGTGCCCGTCCGTCTCCCTACGTCCGTGTCTTTAGCGCTATGTGACAAATTATTCTAAAGGGTTGAACTAAGCCTTCTTCGCTCTATATGTTTATCTTGTGTACGTTAAATCTGACCCCCAGTGTCATGAATCACTTCACCAGGGCCTTAATTATAGATAGGTTAACTCAAGCGTACAATGACGAGTGTGGTTTATTTGATTTCACCTGAGACTAGTGCAAGAACGCACATGTGCTGTACGATATAAGCGCACGTTAGATagccccaggtggccgaagtttAGTTTGTCAGAATGAAACCTTGAGCGAGTGGGAGACTGTTCACTTTCCAGatcgcgctaaacagacacggacgctgggagacaaacaggacgtgCGCTAAATTATCTAGCGCAcgtcctgttttgtttctttgcgtccgtgtctGCAATAGCGCTACGTGACAAGTTAATCTAAAGTCTTCAACTAAGCCTCATTCACTATATATCTGTGTATGTTTAGCTTGTGGACGTTAAATCTGACCTTCAGTACCTTGGATCACTTTACCAGGGCCTTAAATATAGACCGGTTAGCTGAAGCGTACAATTACTTGTGTGTGGTTTATATGGTGTgtgggccaccgcggcgactcagtGGTTTTTGCGCTGGGCTAGTGTCCCAAAACACGCATGTTCGATagcggccgcgacggtcgaattccgatgggggcgaaattctagaggcccgtctactctGCGTTGTTATTGCAAGTTAAACAActccaggtggtataaatttccggagcccttcattctggcgtccctcatagcctgagtcgctttgggacgacgATAAACCTCCTTAAGCCGACCCTTAAACCTATTTGGAGTGTGGGGTTTGCAAAAAGGCAAAATTATTTCGAGGAAAGGCAAATCATTACCTTTGCTACTGGCGTGTTACATCGAGACC
Protein-coding sequences here:
- the LOC144118391 gene encoding uncharacterized protein LOC144118391 — encoded protein: MASEEERADAACALHGFEDDLYWRLVCFLEPLSWSEYCGCCVRVCSHMAMLPCCHVTCTGCYAQRYRMRYRCALDAQASRQQDVADIVFSRQDLAPRHKRCWNSERGCKVSGLSFLVRQHQQK